ATCAATAATCAAAGGCAAACTGCCAAAGACCCAACCATTGCCTCGTGACCAAAAAACTTTGCGGTCGTGATCACGGCGATCAATATAGTGTTCGTCACGAAAGAATAGATTTTCTTCCGGGTCATACAAATGATCAGTCGTCGCTTTATATTCCTCAAACATCCAGTCACGAAAAGATGGGTCTCCAGTGATATTTGATAGTTTAGCCCAAACCGGAGGAGCCATGAACAGTGCGTCGCACCAAGTCCAACGTTGTGTAAATTTATAGCGATTCAGCCGCATCGGCTGCTCACTCGGATTATCACGTATCCATTCAGTTCGCCTTTGAACCTTCTCAATCATCTTCGGATCGCCATACTTTCGGTAAAGCTCAAGGTAAAGCTGCCCAACGACCTGTTCATCCGCGTGATAGCGACTACGCCCGAGATCCCACTCATTCTCCTCAGCAATACTTTTGAGAAACTCATAATAAGTGTCATCGTTGGCCATCTCTGCCCATTTCAACATACCGACATAAAGGGCACCATAAGTCCAGGCGACTAGGCGGTTATCTGCATCGTGGTAACGATTATAGTCATCGCGTAAATGCTCGATCTGCCAATCCGCAACTTTTTGCATGACTGCCTTTACCTCCTCAGGCGTGCGGGCAGGAGGCAAAGCCAAAGCTGGCTTAATAACTGCAGCAGAAACTAGCAGCATTACACAAAACCGAGAGGCAAGAAATAGGGTACGATGTTTTTTCACTTCTAAAAGGTTAATAAGGGAATGTTAAGATGCAGCGTTTTCTGCATTCTTTTCTTCAGGTTCTGCACTGTCGTGCATGAATTCGTATTGCTCGACCTCTTTCTGTTTGATCTGCCCTGTTTCCACTGGCAACCAAAGAGAAACTGCCGGTACATAAGTGATGACCATCAGCGCCGCCACCATCGCAAGAAAGAAAGGTATCATCTTGCTGGTGACCTTTGCGATTGTGGTTTTTCCAACCCCACAGCCAATAAAGAGGCAAGTCCCAACCGGCGGCGTGCAGAGTCCAATACAAAGATTTGCGATTAACATTATGCCAAATTGAACCGGATGCATTCCCAACTGGGTGACCACAGGTAAAAAAATCGGCGTAAAGATAAGCACTGCAGGCGTCATATCCATAAAAGTGCCAACAAAAATCAGCAACAGATTGATTGTTAGCAAAATAAGGATCGGATTGTCAGAAAGTCCCAACAATGACTCGCTAACTGTCTGCGGAATATTGGCCATTGTCATGATCCAACTCATGCCGGAACTTGCACCGATCAACAGCATAACGACGGCAGTGGTGATACCTGTATCGCGCAGAATGGAAGGAAGTTCCTTAAAGGAAATTTCCCGGTAAATAATTACCGAGAGGAAAAATGAATAGACCACAGCAATTGCCGCAGCTTCCGTTGCTGTAAAGATGCCCTGCAGAATCCCGCCAATCACAATCACGATCAGGAGAAGGGTCGGAAATGCACGTCTTAAAGATTGAAAGCAGATCAAGCTGACGATGATGGCTCCGACAACCACTCCGCCACTCAGAGTTTTGCCTTCACCTTTGGCCAGAAATGCACCGACTAAAAAAACGATAACAAGCGCCGTACTTAGCCATGGCTTCCATTTTGGTATTTCATTAGACTGGCCTCGGTAACCATTTATTATGGAAATAATTCCCGCTACCAGCATGATAAATAATCCCGTAATAATTCCCGGAAAAACCCCGGCCATAAACATGGCTGCAATCGAAACGGAGCCTGCCGCCACCGAATAAACGATCATGATATTACTTGGTGGAATAAGCAGACCTGTCGTTGCCGCAGTCGTCGTGAGCGAGACATTGAACTCACGATTATAGCCTTTACGATTCATCTCAGGAATCATGAAACCACCGACCGATGAAACCGCAGCAGCGGCTGAGCCGGAAATGGAACCAAACAGCATACACGTCAAAGTGTTCACATAACCGAGGCCACCTGGAAACGCCCCAACCAGAACAGCGGCAAAATCGATCAATCGGCGAGCGAGTCCACCCTTCCCCATGAGGTACCCCGACAGGATGAAGAAAGGAATTGCCAGGAGCGCAAAACTGTTCACCCCATTCGCCATCTTAGACGCAAGAATTACCGAAGGATCAGAGCCCTCAGCTAAAATCGCTACAAAGCTGGCTAGTGCAATTGATACCGCAATCGGAACGCGTAGCAGTAACAACGTTACAAAAGTAATGACCAGAATAAGTGCAACAACTCCCATCAATCGAGTCCTCTCTCCTCATTTGATGTTTCAACGGAAGTCTTGGTAAGCAAAGTTTCAAACAGATCTTCAATCGTATAGAGTACAATAAAAAAACCAGCAATAGGAAGCGCAAGATACACATAGCCCATTTTCCAACCGAGTGCTGGCGTCATCTGCTCCAATCGAAGGGCATCAATAACAACACGCCCACCGCCATAAATAAAAATAGAAATCGCAAAGAATAGAACAATCAGATGAACCAGAACGGCAACTGCTTTACGAAT
The Rubellicoccus peritrichatus DNA segment above includes these coding regions:
- a CDS encoding TRAP transporter large permease translates to MGVVALILVITFVTLLLLRVPIAVSIALASFVAILAEGSDPSVILASKMANGVNSFALLAIPFFILSGYLMGKGGLARRLIDFAAVLVGAFPGGLGYVNTLTCMLFGSISGSAAAAVSSVGGFMIPEMNRKGYNREFNVSLTTTAATTGLLIPPSNIMIVYSVAAGSVSIAAMFMAGVFPGIITGLFIMLVAGIISIINGYRGQSNEIPKWKPWLSTALVIVFLVGAFLAKGEGKTLSGGVVVGAIIVSLICFQSLRRAFPTLLLIVIVIGGILQGIFTATEAAAIAVVYSFFLSVIIYREISFKELPSILRDTGITTAVVMLLIGASSGMSWIMTMANIPQTVSESLLGLSDNPILILLTINLLLIFVGTFMDMTPAVLIFTPIFLPVVTQLGMHPVQFGIMLIANLCIGLCTPPVGTCLFIGCGVGKTTIAKVTSKMIPFFLAMVAALMVITYVPAVSLWLPVETGQIKQKEVEQYEFMHDSAEPEEKNAENAAS
- a CDS encoding TRAP transporter small permease — protein: MVNALIRFKTVLTKALEWLLIVAVALLLCDVVWGVFTRYVMGEQAKWSEELARFLLIWVALIGSAVAFGSKSHLGVDYLTEKFVPEIRKAVAVLVHLIVLFFAISIFIYGGGRVVIDALRLEQMTPALGWKMGYVYLALPIAGFFIVLYTIEDLFETLLTKTSVETSNEERGLD